The genome window ACAAAGAAAAATGGAATGAGGAACACGACTTTGTGTTAAAGAGAGTTAATGATAAAGATTCTTTGGTACTTTTTATGAAAACGTTTGTATTACCTTGTGACAAAACCTAAAAACATAGGTTAATTTAAACTTATTTGTATAACTAAACGTAAGCATTATGATCAGACGCAATTACTTGAAAAGTTTGTCTATTTAGCAATAATACGGCCGGGAATCCGTTTTTTATGGTAAGGTAATTCATAAAAACGAATAATAAAAAGAAGAAAAACAAGAAACAATGCTCAAGATAGTAATGATTATGCTATGCGGAATAGGTACCGGCTATCTGCTCCGCAACAAGAAAATGAGTTTTATCGGCCGTATCATCACGGCGCTGATATGGGTACTCCTGTTCCTGCTCGGTATCGAGGTAGGTTCTAACCCTCGTATCATCAGCGGTCTTCAGACTCTGGGACTTGAGGCGATAGCCCTGACCTTGGGAGGCAGTCTGGGTAGTGCACTCTTTGCTTGGGCATTGTGGAAGTATGTTACAGCAAAGCAGGCTAAATCGTCGGCTCACGCTGAAACCGGGAAAGGAGGCAAGGCATGAAAGGCAGTTTGATTATCGTAAGCTTCTTTGTTCTGGGCATCATCGTAGGCTTGTGTGATGTGGTTCCGGCAGGTCTTCTGGATAGCGACGTGAGCTATTATGCGCTCTGCTGCCTGATGTTCTGCGTAGGTATCAGCATCGGTTGCGATACCTCAGTGCTGAAGAGTTTCAAGAAGGTGAATCCCCGTCTGATGATGCTCCCTGTGATGACTATTCTGGGTACGCTGGCAGGTTGTGCCGCCGTATCTCTCATCTTGAGCCACCGCCAGCTTACCGATTGTCTGGCAATCGGTTCAGGATTCGGATATTACTCACTTTCGAGTATCTTCATCACCGAATACCGGGGCGCCGAACTGGGAACCATCGCCCTTCTTGCCAACATCTTCCGCGAGATTCTCACCCTGCTGTGTGCTCCGCTGCTGGCAAAATACTTCGGCAAACTGGCACCTATCTGTGTAGGTGGAGCCACGACCATGGATACAACGTTGCCTATCATCACCCGATATTCGGGCGAGAGTTTCATCATCGTTTCCATCTTCCATGGCTTCTGTGTCGACTTTTCTGTACCCTTCCTGGTTACCTTCTTCTGTTCTTTGTAGAAATAACTAAAAGCAGTTTTAAACCAAACCCGTATGAGACATATTTTCAGTTCATTCATGATATGTCTGAGCCTGTGCTGTGCCCATACCTCAGTAGCCCTTGCGGCTCAGGATGGTAAGCAGCCAGCAGCTTCAGACCCTTGGCAGGACGCCACCGTGACCCATATCAACCGCATGCCGATGACCGCTCATTACTTGCCTTTTACAAGCGAGAACGGAGCCTTGGCACAGTTGAAGATGGATGACGCCCGCCGTTTCCAGTTGAACACCCAGAATGAGCGCCGCCGCTCGCTGGATGGTGTATGGAAATTCAAACTGGTGAAGAATCCGAGTCTTGCCTTGACCGATTTCTTCAAGACATCCTATAACGTAAGCGATTGGCAGAATATCAATGTGCCTGGCAGCTGGGAGTTGCAGGGCTTCGATGCGCCAATCTACACCGATGTAACCTATCCTTTCAAGGCAAATCCTCCTTTCGTACCACAGGATTACAACCCTGTAGGACATTATGTACACGAATTTACCGTGCCTGAAAACTGGAAGGGCATGGATGTAATCATGGATTTCGAAGGTGTAGAATCAGCCTTCTATCTCTGGATCAACGGCAAGATGGTGGGTTATAGTGAAGATAGCCGTCTGCCAGCCCACTTCAATATCTCCAAGTTCCTGAAGAAGGGCAAGAACCGCCTTTCCATGAAGGTGTTCCGCTTCAGCGACGGCAGTTATCTGGAAGACCAGGACTACTGGAAGTATAGCGGCATAGAGCGCAATGTGTTCATCCAGGCTCGTCCTAAGAGCAGAATGAACGACTACGTATTGGGAAATAAACTAATCAATCAATATAAGGATGGCAATTTCACACTCGATGTGAATATGCTCAATCCACAGAAGGGTCAGAAGGTTGAGGTGAAAGTGCTTTCGGCAACAGGTAAATCTCTCTTCAAACAAATCCAGAGCATCACCTCACCTGCTGATACCTTGATTCATTTCGAAAAGCTGTTGAAGAGCGTGCAGCCTTGGAGTGCCGAGAGCCCTTATCTCTACACCCTCGTCATCAATACTACCGACAGGAATGGTAGGGTAGAGGAGAGTGTGGCTCAGCCTTTCGGCTTCCGTACCATCGAAATGAAGAACGGACAGCTTCTGGTAAACGGTGTTGCCATCACCATCAAGGGTGTAAACCGACAGGAGCACAATGCCGTACACGGCAGAACCCTCAGCATCGGTGAGATGGTGAAGGATGTGAAGATGATGAAGCAGTTCAACATCAATGCCGTGCGTACCTCTCACTATCCAAACTATTCGGAGTGGTATCAGCTCTGCGATAAGTATGGTCTCTACATGGTGGGCGAGGCAAACATCGAATGTCATGGTATTCTGGATACAGAATATAAGCAGCTGGCAGACAGAGAAGACTGGTATCCTGCTTTCCACGATCGCATGTACCGCATGATCAAGCGCGACCGCAACCATACCGCCGTCATCATCTGGTCTATGGGTAACGAGAGCGGATATGGCAAGAGTTTCGAGAAACTCTACGATATGAGCAAGGCGATGGATCCAACCCGTCCGGTACAGTATGAGGGCGGCGGTTACTACGCCAAGTCGGATATCTACTGTCCGATGTATGCCCGCATCTGGTCTTTGCGCCGCCATGTCAACCAGCGTGATGAGCGTCCGCTGATTCTCTGCGAATACGCCCATGCCATGGGTAACAGCGAGGGTAATCTCAAGGATTACTGGGATCTGATTTACAAATACGACCAGTTGCAGGGTGGTTTCATCTGGGACTGGGTAGACCAGACCATCGCCAAGACCGATGACAAGGGACACAAATACTGGGCTTATGGTGGCGATATGGGATTCGTAGGTGTAGTAAACGATTCCAACTTCTGTGCCAACGGACTTGTAGCAGCCGACCGCTCGCTGCATCCACATATCTGGGAGGTGAAGAAAGTTTACCAGAACATCGCCTTCGAGCCAGTAGCCTTCATGCAGAACCGCATCAAGGTAACCAACCGATTCGACTATACCACGCTTGACAATTATCAACTCTTCTGGGCAGTAGAAGCCAACGGTGAAACCATCAGAAGCGGCAAGATGAACTTCCCAACCCTCCTGCCTCATCAGGCTAAGGAGATGGAGATACCGATGGGCACTCTTCCTGCTGCCGACAACAAGGAATACTTCCTCACCCTGCGCGCCTTCAGCAAGCAGGCTACCGGAGCTGTTCCTGCAGGTCACGAGGTAGCCATCGAGCAGATGCAGCTGCCTGTACGACTGGAAAAGGCTCAGGAACAGGTAAGCGGACAGATAGAGAAGACCGAGACAGAAGATGCCGTCACCATCCAGGGAAAGACCAAGGATTTCAGCATCAGCTTCTCTAAGAAGACCGGCGAGATGACCTCTTTGAAATATGACGGCAAGGAAATGCTGCTGGCTGGTTTGCAGCCAAACTTCTGGCGCGGTATTACCGACAACGATGTGGCTAACGGCACTCAGGAACGCTGCGCTACCTGGCGTGAGGCTGGAAAGAAGATGGTACTGAAGGGCATCAAGACCCAGGCAGACAACCAGAAGGCTACCGTCATCGCAGACTTCGATATGCCTGAGCAGGAATCTCAGATGCAGATTACCTATCAGATGCTTGCCAATGGAAATGTAGAGGTGAACATGCACTTCATGCCTGGCAACAAGGCGCTGCCGGAGATGCCTCGTCTCGGTATGCGCATGATTCTGAAGGGCGACTACGACCAGATGACCTGGTTGGGTAGAGGTCCGCAGGAGAACTATGCCGACCGTAAGAGCGGTTACCTCATCGGTAAGTATTCTGCCAGCGTATGGGAGCAGTATCATCCATACGTAAGAGCACAGGAAACCGCCAACAAATGTGATGTACGCTGGTTCACCCTCGCTTCGAAGGCTGGAGCCGGTATCAGGGTGGAAGGTGCTGAGCCATTGAGCGTAAGTGCCTGGAACTTCCCACAGGATGATCTCCTCTATGTTCCTTCTACCATCGAGCACCGTCATGGCGGCTGTGTTGACAAGAAGGACATGGTCTGGGTGAACATCGACCATTTGCAGATGGGTGTTGGTGGCGATAATACCTGGGGCGCTATGGTGCATCCGGAATATACCATCACACCAAAGGAGTGGAGCTATAGCTTTACTATTAAGAACTTAAAATAAACGATATGAAGACTAAGTCTATAGCTATACTGACTATGGGGCTTGCCATGCTGTCTATGGACGGCATGGCACAGACCACCCGTCAGGAGTATAAGGATATTCTTGACATCCAGCTGACACCGGGTGCTCCCCGCCGTCAGAACGGATGCTTCACGGATATGGGTTCATGGATGGGGTTCACCCTCTCAGAGAAGGAGAAACCTGCCGCAGGCTTCTGCGGACCTTTCAGTATCTATTACCGCAACTGGTATGCCCGTTCGCTGGTATCTCTCATTGATGGTACCGTGCAGGAACAGAGCTATTATCCGGGCGAAATCAGGATGAGTCTGAAGAAGGATGGTGCCGATATCCATGAGAGTCTGCAGTTTGTAGATGCCCGTACGGCGTTGCTTACAGTTACCAATCCGTCTAAGGTTCCGTTCACGTTTACTGCCGACAGCATCAGTACTCGCGCCAATGTATCACGTTACAAGAACCGTGTTACCATCGGTGACTTCTACGGTGAACGCGTCATCATCGACTTCCCTCAGGAGGTTAAGGTGACTGATACCGACCACAACTATCTGGCTACTGTGCCAAGAGGTGTAGAGCAGCTCACCATCGCCATTTCGCTAGTAGAGCAGGATACCGAGGCTTCGGTTCAGCATGTGCATACAGCCAGTCTGCTTGCCAATCCGAAGGTTGCACTCGATGAAAACGAGAAGCGCTGGAACGGTTATCTGAAGAAGGTGATACGTGATGATATGCCAGCAGAATACAACCGGGTGGCTGCGAAATCCATCGTCACCCTGCTTTCCAACTGGCGTGCCAAGCGAGGTGCCCTGTATCATGACGGTATCGTGCCTAGTCATGCTGTTGGCTATTTCGTAGGTTGCTGGGCATGGGATTGCTGGCGTTTCTCTGCCGGTATGGCTTCCTTCTTCCCAGAGTTGGCGAAGGATAACATCCGCGTGATGTTCGACTACCAGCAGCCAGACGGCATGATTATCGACTGCATCTATCCGGATGCTTCAGAGAACAACTACCGCGACAGTAAGCCTCCTCTGGCAGCCTGGGCGGTGAACGAGATTTACGAGCATACCCAGGATCTGGCTTTCGTAAAGGAGATGTATCCGAAGCTTCTGAAATATCATAAGTGGTGGTATGAGAAGAGGGATCATGACAAGAACCATATCTGTGAGTTCGGTTCGGTGGATGGAACCCTGGAGGCAGCTGCCTGGGAGAGCGGTATGGATAATGCCATCCGTTTCGACGGCACCAAGATGTTGCAGAACGGCAAGGATGCATGGAGTACAGACCAGGAGAGTGTTGACCTGAATGCTTATCTCTCGCTGGAGTATACCTTGCTCAAGAAGTTTGCCGGATTGCTGGGCGAGCCTTTCGACTTGCCTGACTATCGTGGACTGGTTGCCGATTATTTCTTTGACCAGAAAGATGGCTTCTTCTACGACCGCCGTTTGGATGGCGACAGAAGTTTTGTACGTGAAGCAGGTTGTGAGGGCTATATTCCTTTCTGGGCGAACATAGCAACGCCTAAGCAGTTTGCCAAGGCAAGAAAGTTGCTCGACAACAAGAAGAAATTTTCTACCTTCATCCCATTCCCGACGATAGCAGCCGATAATCCGAAGTACAATCCACAGGGTTACTGGCGCGGTCCTATCTGGCTCGACCAGACCTATTATGGCATCAAGGGCTATCGCAACTATGGTGAGAAGAAGAAGGCAGATGCCTATACCGACCAGGTGTTCCGCAACTTGCAGGGCATTTCGGCAGGTACCCCAATCTATGAGAATTATGACACGCATACCGGCAAGCCAATGCAGGCTTCCCACTTCAGCTGGAGCGCCGCTTGCCTGATTATGATGTACAATGATTATGGAAAATAAACGAGATTCTCATGTGTTAAACGTCATGCCAACGGGATTTGGCACAGCTTAAGGCCTAAATAAAAAAGCCTTTGAGCATATCGGAAATGATAGCTCAAAGGCTTATTTTTACCCTAAATGATGTACTGTAATAAGCAAATTCCATACGCTTGGAAAGCGTGTGTGTATATTATCTCAAAACATACTTTCCGGCTGGTGTCTTGCAGAACTTCACCTGATAGGCTTCAGAGACAATCTGCAGCGCCTCGGTGAGGCTGTTGTTCGGCAAGGTTCCTGTGAAAGGTTCGATGGTATCCATTTCTACAGCAATCTCTACTCCGTAATTCTTCTCCAGGCTTCTGATGACTCTGCCCAGCGATGCATCGCGGAATACCAGCTGCTTCTTCTGCCATGCACAGGCATCCTCGATATGCGATGTTTCGCGGATATCCATCTTTCCAGTCTGTTTGTTCACCACTACGATTTCGTTTGGCTTCATCGTATAGGTGCTGCCGTTGGCAAGGGAAGTGAGCATCACGCTACCGTTGAGCAGCGCAACTTCTGCAGTCTGTTCTTTCTTTCTGTTGATGACGTTAAACTCAGTGCCCAATACCTTGATTTCCATTTCCTGCATGTGGATGATGAACGGATGTCGGGCGTCTTTGGCTACCTTGTAGTGAGCTTCGCCTTCAAATTCAATCTCGCGATTGTCCTTGCAGAAATCCTGTGGTGCATACTTGATGCTGGAGAGCGAATTGAGCGCTACCACACTCTTGTCGGGTAGGGTGATGCTCACCTGTTCGCCTTCCTGGGTGGTGATTTCTGTCAGCGGAATTGCGGCATATTGCTTGTTTTCCTTATACATCATTCCCATAATCACCATGCAGATAGGCAGGGCAATAGCTGCCGCTATCTGGGTCCACTTGAGGACGCGCTTCAGGGTGAATTGCTTACGGGTTCCTATCTGTTCATGAATTTCGGCCTTGATACGTGCCAAATCTTCGTCAGAGATACCGCTATCCGGGATGATGCCGTGCAGCCATTCCTCTTCCATGGCTGCTGCTAATTCTTCATCAGAACAGTTGTTGATCCGTTCCTTCAGATTAGCTAAGTCTGTACTATTCTTGATGTCGTCTAACATAAAACAATCTTTTTTTAGATTATACACGGTTCGGTAGAGAATGTACCGTTAAATTATACTAAAAACAAGAGCCACATCAGGTTGGTGCGGTTGTTGATAAGCTGTCGGAGCTGTTTCAACCCCATGGACAGCTGGTTCTTAACGGTCTGTTCACTATAGTTGAGCTTCTCGGCAATCTCCTGATTGTTGAGCATCTCCAACTTGGAGAGTCGGATGATTTCCTGCTGCGTCTTGGGCAGCTTGGCAAGCATCTGGTTGAGCTGTCTGACGAAATCATCATACTCCAACTGGCTGTCTGCAGTGGTGCTGTTGTGATGGTCAAGATAGTCCATGTAGTCTTCGTATACGGGCGAATTGATGACCTTCCTGTAGGCGTTGATGAGGTAATGCTTGGCTCTGAGGAAGAGCAGCGGCTTTACGCTGTCTGCCTCTTCCAGCGTGCTTCGGTTTTTCCAGAGCCACACGAAGGTATCTTCCATGATCTCTTCGGCATTCTCCTTCGACTTGGTATATTTCAGGCAAAAGGCAAAGAGTCTGCGGGCATACAGCCCGTAGATTTCATCGAATGCCTTCATAGATCCTTTTTTGAGTTGAAGGATAAGTTCTGTTTCTGTCTTTTTAAACATGATAACTATTCACTAAAATCCATCTAAATCATATTCTTCGCTGTCCAAATCCAGACTGTCGTCGTTGTCGAAAGTTGTATTTGGTGCTTTTTCTTCCTTTATATCCGCATCGGTTTCTTGGAATCCGGTTGTTCCGCTTTCGGCAGTTCCGGTTTCTTCTTCATTTTCTTCTGAATCATCAGTCTTTTCCTGCTGGATGATTTCCTCCGGTTCTTCAAGCAGTGGGTCCTTGCTGATTTTCAGCGGTGCCAGATGCTGGGTATAGAAGAGGGTATAGTCGTCGTAGCTCAGACTAGTGCCCAGCAGCAGGAGGTTTGGCTCGCTGATTACGATGCCACGGGCTCCCTTTGAGAGGAGCTGGGTGATGGCCTGATGCTGGTAGATGTCGTTAGCATACTGGCGTGCTTCGTCGTAATTGCGGAATCCCTTTACCTGCATGCGGTGCAGACCATTCTGCTCGTCAATGACGAGGTCGAAATTACGCACGAGATAGGAGGTGAAATTATATTTCGCCATCTCGAAGAGCAACTGGTTCTCGTTTACAGAATCAGGAACGTAGGCGAGCATGAAGACGAACGGCTCGTTGCGCTCAATGCTGAATACCTTTGCTTTGGATTTGACATCATCATTGAGTACGGCGTTGCGGCGCGACCATACATTGCTCAGGTCGAATGTGCCGCCCTTGAGCTGTCTGCCGGCTTTCACTCCGTTGAGAATCATTCCCGCCATTTCGCTGAGTCGACTGTTCGGATATTTCTCTACCACCTGCTGCATATCATCAAGACAAGCCTGGATATTACCCTCGTGGAGCTGGGTGAGTCCGCCGATAAAGAGGAACTTGTCGCGGTTGGCTCCTTCAGGATAGCGCTTGTCAGAGATAGCCCTGTTGTGTACCACCTTATTATAGAGGTTAGCCTTGAAGGCATCGTAGGTGGCAGCATAGAGCGAATCTTCGAGATGAATGCCCATCTTCGCATCTTCCTCATAATAAGGAGAGGTGAGCAGGGCGGTCCATTGGCTCTCCGGATAATTCGCTTTCAACAGGTCGAGATAGCGGCTGGCGATGGCTGGCTGCTTCCTGATGTTGTAGAGCAGGTAGAGGTGATAGTAGGCATCATCGAGATGTTCGTATGCTGCGTTCTTCTTCACCAGTCGCTGCAGCATGCGTTCGCTTTCGTCCAGATCATTGAGTTTGTCTTTCAGAATGATGCCGGCATGCAGCAGTCCGTCGTCCAGAATCTGATTGCTTTCTGCCATCTTTTCTTCGGTGAGCGGAATCTGAGCGAGATAGTAGGCACGCTGATGCGGATCTTCTTCTGCACTCAGATTCTTCTCTTTCTCCTTCTCAAGGTCTTTCTTCTGTGCCTCGTTGAGGAGTGAATCGCGCTGTTCATCAGTCATTTCTTCTACACCTTTGGCATCGGCTACTACGGTCTGGTTACTCCGCTGCCAGTTGTCTATGTTCTTTCGTTTGCCCCAGAGGCGCTCAAACTGCTGTTTGCCTTGGGCTACGGCAGATTGGGAATAGAAATACCAGGTATTGGTGTTGCCGAAACCGCCGTTGCCCATGGCTCCGTTTCCGAAGCCGGATGAGGCATTGCTGTTTCCCTGATTCCTGTTATTTCTGCTGTTATAACCATTGCCGTTGTTTCTTCCGAAGTCAGAGTTGCCCTGCTGTTCTGCCAATTCCTGGTCGGCAAGTCTTCTCTTTTCTTCCTTTTCCTGTTTTTTCAGGGCATCTATCACCTTGTCAATGGCGACGTTCCGTTCTGTTTCGCTCATGCGGGCAAGTGATTGCAGGGAGTCCTGCAGATGGATGGCGTCGGTATAAGGCACCAGTTCATCGAGAACCTTCGAACGGTCGGAGAGCTGTTTGTAGTCTTTGCGGTCCTGGTCTAGGAGTCCGATGGCTGCATCATAGCATCGCTTGGCATCGCCATATCGGTGGCATTGCCAGTATACATTGCCCAGATGCATCAGCAATACACCTTTCTCTACTCCGTTTCGGCTTGATTTCGCGGCACCCTTTTCGTATGCAGCAATAGCCTGAAGGGTATCGCCCTGGTTGAGATGTATGTTGCCGATGGCATAATAAACCTGGTCGAGATATTCCTGATTCTTGTCGCTCGCTGCCATTCGCTTCAATTTAGATACCATCTTCCGGGAGTTGTTGGTTGCCAGTACCTCGGTCATGGAGATGCGGGCATTGAACTCCAGTTCGTAAGGCGGATTGAGACGGATGACATGCTTGAAGGCACGGTAGGCATTCTGGGTATGTCCCTGTAGTGCTTCTACCTGTCCCATCAGATACCAGAGGCGGGCTTTCTGCTTGCGTCGCATCTCATAGCCGATGGCTTTGCGGAGATACGGAACGGCCTCCTGATAGCGTCCGGTCTTCAGATAGTAGAGGGCATAGGTCTTGTCCCATTCCTTCTGGGCACGCCAGTGGATGGAATCGCGCTCGATATTACGGATTACATCTTCGGCATCGTATATCCATCCCGATTCGAGATAACTCTTGGCGAGCCAGGCACGTGCCTTGCCGTAAATGCCGGGTTGGGTAGCGTAGAGGCGGCTCATATAGGCGAATGTAGCTGCTGCCGACTGGAAATCGCCTTCAAAAAACTGGGAACGCCCCATCAGCATCCATGCCTTCCAGAGGAACGGATTATATTCACGGCGTTGCAGCCATTCCAGGTCTTTGGCTGTCTTGCGGCGTTTCTTGTCCCATACCGGGCGGCGCTTGATGCTATGCTGGTGAATGGCTTTCTCGCATTTCTCGATGGCGCGGTCGTAGTTCGACTTGCCCAGTTCGCGGCTATTCTTGTTGCCAACCGTATAATAAGGAATCATTTCAGAGTAATTGTCCTTATTTCCGTTTTCCTTTTCGAGCGAGCCTTCGATATAGGCTACGGTCCCATTATAATAGGTGTTGTATCGGGCGTTGAAGGCATGCCACCATCTGCTCTTCGCCGTATTCTTCTGCGCAGAACATCCTGCTATGGTCACTGCAAAGGCAAGGATAACCATAGCTGGCAAGAGGTTTCTGAATGGGAAATGCTTCAACATAAGTTTCTTCTTTATTTAAAATTTTTCTTTTAGGGCGTGTGAAAGCCTTAGTGCTTTCTGGCTGCCAGTATCCTTGCTGCTGCAAACAGGATGATGCTGACGAAGATGATGGTTGCACCTGATGGCACATTGAGCAGATAACTGGCATAGAGACCCACGATGCAGTCGATGCAGCCTATCACGATGCTGGCTCCTATCATGCGCTTGTAGCTGTAGGTGAAGAGGTTGGCAGTCATCTGTGGTATGGTGAGCAGACTGATGGCAAGTACGATGCCCACCATCTTGATGGTTGCCACGATGGTCATGGCGATGAGCGTCATCATCATATATTCTATCGCTGTAACCGGCAAATGTTGCGATTTGGCAAAGGTGCTGTCGAATGCGATGGTCTGGATAGGACGCAGCAGAAAGGTGAACAGTATTGCAACAAACAGGGTAAGACCTGCCAGAAGCCAGAGGTCTGTGCTGTCGATGGCAAGTATGCTTCCGAAGAGGAAAGAGGGCAGGTCAGGCATGAATCCCGGAGTAAGGAAGCAGCAGATGATGCCCACGCTCATGCCCAGGGTCCAGAACATGGCGATGGCAGAGTCTTTGCGCACATCTTTCTTCCGTGATACCCATTGCACGCCGAAGGCACTCAAGATGGCGAATACCATGGCAGAGAGTATGGGGTTGATGCCTGCAAATACGCCGATACCGATGCCGCCAAAAGAGGCATGCGTAATGCCACCGCTGATGAAAACCAGCCGGCGTGTGACGATGTAGGTGCCTACAAAGCCGCACAGAATACTTGCCAGTAGGGCGCCAATCAGCGCGTTCTGAAAAAATGTATATTGCAGTATATCCATGTCTTTACTTTGAACTTTGAACTTTGAACTTTGCGCATTGCATGTTTAACTTAAAAAACTGATGACTTCGTCCTTAATCTGGTTAGGCAGGTTGATGCCTCTCAGTATCAGACTTCGATTCCATCCCGCCACCTCGTCTGGCTGCATCGTATAGAGCACTTCCGAGAATTCCTCTACCTCATCATCGGTATAGTCGTCGGCAGCTCTTCCTGCAAACCGGTCGAGTTCTTCGTCATCGTAGTATTCTATTTCCTTGGTGGCGGCTTCCATCATGCATTCCTGTTCGCATTTGGAGTTCTCTCCGTTGCAGGTATTGCATGAAACTCCTTCCTGCAGCGGTTCTTCACCCTCTCCCTTGCGATGAGAAATGATGCCAAAAATGGCGCTTATCAAGCCTAGGACCACCAGGGCCAAAACTAAATATAGCATAAACTGTTAACTATTAACTATTAACTTTCAACTATCTCAAACCCAACTTTCTCCAGGTCTTCCCAATAATGAGGATAGGATTTGCTCACTACCTCAGGATTGTTGATTTCAATCTGAGGGAACTTGAAGGCAAGAGGGGCGAAGGCAAGTGCCATGCGATGGTCCTCGTAGGTGTCGATAGGCTCGAAACTAGGCTCGCAAGTCTCGCCATCCCAAATCAGCGT of Segatella copri contains these proteins:
- a CDS encoding metal ABC transporter permease, which codes for MDILQYTFFQNALIGALLASILCGFVGTYIVTRRLVFISGGITHASFGGIGIGVFAGINPILSAMVFAILSAFGVQWVSRKKDVRKDSAIAMFWTLGMSVGIICCFLTPGFMPDLPSFLFGSILAIDSTDLWLLAGLTLFVAILFTFLLRPIQTIAFDSTFAKSQHLPVTAIEYMMMTLIAMTIVATIKMVGIVLAISLLTIPQMTANLFTYSYKRMIGASIVIGCIDCIVGLYASYLLNVPSGATIIFVSIILFAAARILAARKH
- a CDS encoding tetratricopeptide repeat protein; protein product: MLKHFPFRNLLPAMVILAFAVTIAGCSAQKNTAKSRWWHAFNARYNTYYNGTVAYIEGSLEKENGNKDNYSEMIPYYTVGNKNSRELGKSNYDRAIEKCEKAIHQHSIKRRPVWDKKRRKTAKDLEWLQRREYNPFLWKAWMLMGRSQFFEGDFQSAAATFAYMSRLYATQPGIYGKARAWLAKSYLESGWIYDAEDVIRNIERDSIHWRAQKEWDKTYALYYLKTGRYQEAVPYLRKAIGYEMRRKQKARLWYLMGQVEALQGHTQNAYRAFKHVIRLNPPYELEFNARISMTEVLATNNSRKMVSKLKRMAASDKNQEYLDQVYYAIGNIHLNQGDTLQAIAAYEKGAAKSSRNGVEKGVLLMHLGNVYWQCHRYGDAKRCYDAAIGLLDQDRKDYKQLSDRSKVLDELVPYTDAIHLQDSLQSLARMSETERNVAIDKVIDALKKQEKEEKRRLADQELAEQQGNSDFGRNNGNGYNSRNNRNQGNSNASSGFGNGAMGNGGFGNTNTWYFYSQSAVAQGKQQFERLWGKRKNIDNWQRSNQTVVADAKGVEEMTDEQRDSLLNEAQKKDLEKEKEKNLSAEEDPHQRAYYLAQIPLTEEKMAESNQILDDGLLHAGIILKDKLNDLDESERMLQRLVKKNAAYEHLDDAYYHLYLLYNIRKQPAIASRYLDLLKANYPESQWTALLTSPYYEEDAKMGIHLEDSLYAATYDAFKANLYNKVVHNRAISDKRYPEGANRDKFLFIGGLTQLHEGNIQACLDDMQQVVEKYPNSRLSEMAGMILNGVKAGRQLKGGTFDLSNVWSRRNAVLNDDVKSKAKVFSIERNEPFVFMLAYVPDSVNENQLLFEMAKYNFTSYLVRNFDLVIDEQNGLHRMQVKGFRNYDEARQYANDIYQHQAITQLLSKGARGIVISEPNLLLLGTSLSYDDYTLFYTQHLAPLKISKDPLLEEPEEIIQQEKTDDSEENEEETGTAESGTTGFQETDADIKEEKAPNTTFDNDDSLDLDSEEYDLDGF